GCTCGGGGTCGCTTGCTACCGGCGGCTGAGCTCGCTGGGAAAAGGACAGAGAAGCGAAGGCTGGTTTGGATAAATAGTGCTGGCCTGGTGGAGCAGGTCCGAGTGTGGCGGCGCGCCGGGCCCTTAGCTCTGCCCGCTGCGCCCAGGGTCCCGCGGCGGAGGAGCGCTGGAGACGCTGTCGTGCAACTTTCGGACGTGCTTCTTTAAATCAAAGTTTCTGCAAAATCCTTTCCCGCAAGTGACACACGTAAAGGGCTTCTTGTCATTGTGGGTGTGCATGTGGAAAGTCAAGTTATAAATCTGGTGGAAGGCTTTGTTGCAAATGGTGCACTTGTACTGCTTCTCTCCGCTGTGGGTCAGCTTGTGGTTCTTGTAGTTGCCTGCGAAAGAGGAGAAAGACGGAAAAGGGAGTTACCCGAGGGTGCCCGGGCCTCACGGTGCACAGGTAAGGGGGGGGCATTAGGAAGTGTCTCCACCCGCACCCCCGTCCCACTTGTCAAACTCGGTCCTCGTCAGCGCGGAGCAGCGCGCAACTGGCATGGCACAAATGAGAGGCAAGGTCAACCCGGTGACCCGCGGTAAACGGAGGGCTCTGGATTAGGACCAAGGCCCGGCacctttcatttaaaaagcatttaggGGGAACCGTCAGCACTGCCCGGCGGTGCGGCCCAGCTTAGAGGGAAAGTAATTGGGAGCGGCGGCGGATCTGCCTGCGCCCCTCGCTTCCCGCAGCCGGGCAGGGCTCGCAGCGTTTAATCCCCGCTAATGATGGGCGAGGGCCCCGGCGCGTCCCGGCTCAGCTCACCTTTCTGGTGGAAGCCCTTGCCGCAGAACTCGCAGACGAAGGGCTTGTAGCCGGCGTGGATGCGGATGTGGGTGTTGAGCGTGGAGCTCCTGTTGAACGCCTTTCCGCACTGGTTGCACTTGTGGGGTTTCTCCTGCACCGGGGTGCGAGAGGCCCGTCAGCGGGGGCTGCGCGGAGAGCAGGGGCGGCCGCCGCCTCCCGCAACCCGGCCGCCCCCCACCTACCTGGGTGTGGATGATTTTGTGCCGGCACAGGGTGCTGGCCTGGCGGAAGCCCTTCCCGCAGACCTTGCAGACGAAAGGCCGGGCCCCCGTGTGCACCGGCATGTGGCGGGTGAGGTTGTAGTGCGCGTTGAACACCTGCGGGGAAGCGCCGGGAAGGCGAGGTCAGGCacggccccgccccccccccccccccccccccccccccccccccccccccccccccccccccccccccccccccccccccccccccccccccccccccccccccccccccccccccccccccccccccccccccccccccccccccccccccccccccccccccccccccccccccccccccccccccccccccccccccccccccccccccccccccccccccccccccccccccccccccccccccccccccccccccccccccccccccccccccccccccccccccccccccccccccccccccccccccccccccccccccccccccccccccccccccccccccccccccccccccccccccccccccccccccccccccccccccccccccccccccccccccccccccccccccccccccccccccccccccccccccccccccccccccccccccccccccccccccccccccccccccccccccccccccccccccccccccccccccccccccccccccccccccccccccccccccccccccccccccccccccccccccccccccccccccccccccccccccccccccccccccccccccccccccccccccccccccccccccccgccagccCCGCCAGCTTGGCATTCTCCAGGAGGAAAAGCTTCTGGTGGGCCGAGAGCCCCCCCGGCGGCGGGGCGCCCAGCAGGCCGGCCGGGAAGAGCTGTCCGTGCAGGAGGTCGGCCGGGTGGTACGCGGCGTCCAGGTAGTTGAAGTAGTAGAGGGAGCGGGGGGCGGCCGGAGCCGGAACGGCGCCTGCCTGGTGGATGACCTGCGGCTTGATGAGCCGGCCGCTGGGCTGGCCCAGGGCGAGCTCTGCCTTGCAGCACACGCCGCAGTTGGCTTTGCAGAGCCCCGCACCGCCCCGCAGGCTGCTCTTCCACAGCTCCGAGTAGTTGAGAGTCTTGGAGGGCAGCTCGTAGCCCAGCGGCGGGATGGGGATCACGCAGGGCAGGGGCGAGCACAGGCTCAGCGGCTTCTTGCCCGGCTCCGGCCCCGGCCCGCCGtgccgctcccccccccccccccccccccccccccccccccccccccccccccggcccgccGTGCCGCTCCTCGAAGGCCGGCTTGGGCTCCGACGTCTTCGCCATGATCCGCTCGATGGAGAAGGCCAGGGTCTTGGAGGGGTTAGCGGTGGCGGCTCTGCCGTCGTGCCgggggcaggaggaaggcaTGACCGTCTCCAGCGACCCCGGGCTCGCCATGTCGCTCCGCCGTGCGGGAACTTGGTGTGAGCAGCGACTCGCTCCCGCGCTCGGCTCTGCATTCCAGAAAAGCCAGGAGACAAATCAATTTAATAAGCACCTTGTTCTCCCCCCNCTCGCTCCCGCGCTCGGCTCTGCATTCCAGAAAAGCCAGGAGACAAATCAATTTAATAAGCACCTTgttctccccccccccccccccccccccccccccccccccccccccccccccccccccccccccccccccccccccccccccccccccccccccccccccccccccccccccccccccccccccccccccccccccccccccccccccccccccccccccccccccccccccccccccccccccccccccccccccccccccccccccccccccccccccccccccccccccccccccccccccccccccccccccccccccccccccccccccccccccccccccccccccccccccccccccccccccccccccccccccccccccccccccccccccccccccccccccccccccccccccccccccccccccccccccccccccccccccccccccccccccccccccccccccccccccccccccccccccccccccccccccccccccccccccccccccccccccccccccccccccccccccccccccccccccccccccccccccccccccccccccccccccccccccccccccccccccccccccccccccccccccccccccccccccccccccccccctcc
This DNA window, taken from Ficedula albicollis isolate OC2 chromosome 12, FicAlb1.5, whole genome shotgun sequence, encodes the following:
- the FEZF2 gene encoding fez family zinc finger protein 2, whose amino-acid sequence is MASPGSLETVMPSSCPRHDGRAATANPSKTLAFSIERIMAKTSEPKPAFEERHGGPGPGPEPGKKPLSLCSPLPCVIPIPPLGYELPSKTLNYSELWKSSLRGGAGLCKANCGVCCKAELALGQPSGRLIKPQVIHQAGAVPAPAAPRSLYYFNYLDAAYHPADLLHGQLFPAGLLGAPPPGGLSAHQKLFLLENAKLAGLVFNAHYNLTRHMPVHTGARPFVCKVCGKGFRQASTLCRHKIIHTQEKPHKCNQCGKAFNRSSTLNTHIRIHAGYKPFVCEFCGKGFHQKGNYKNHKLTHSGEKQYKCTICNKAFHQIYNLTFHMHTHNDKKPFTCVTCGKGFCRNFDLKKHVRKLHDSVSSAPPPRDPGRSGQS